Part of the Amblyraja radiata isolate CabotCenter1 chromosome 27, sAmbRad1.1.pri, whole genome shotgun sequence genome is shown below.
CTCCTTTCCCCACAGTCCTTTACTAGTTCCCTGCTGACCAATGCATCCAATTCAAAATCCAGATACTCCTCTTCACGCATGTATACGTTTTCACTACTATCTCTGAAACTCCTTTACAGCCGTAGTTTCCCATATTCTCAATAGCAAGGTCCTTTACTATGCAGCTCTGGCCTCCCCACTCCTCCTTAACCTCTGCATCACCAAATCTCCCCACCACATTTCCATTGTCGTACTACTAGTGGCAAAGTTTATTGTCTTTGGAATGTTCTCCCTGAAGACCATTGACATCATTCTGTATAAACTCTCAAAAAAACATCTTATCATCTGGGTCGTTACTTCTCCTAATTCTCCATTCTTGATCCTTTGCTGAATGGCATTGTAGAACATTTTAGGAGTCTGCAtcttgggggcatgaacattgaattctcccaattttgttagcccttgctgtctcctccccttcctatctctccctcagccctcaggctcctcctcctcctttttcctttcttctccccgccccccaccccccatcagtctgaagaagggtttcgggccgaaacgttgcctatttccttcgctccatagatgctgctgcacccgctgagtttctccagcatttttgtgtaccttcgattttccagcatctgcagttccttcttaaacattttaaatattaaacCTGATCAATTAGTATGTGTTAATCAATTGATTCTGGTACCTGTTTATAGGAAAGAAAGGGATAAAAATATACATTTCACTACCTGAATTGCTATAGAACATCCTGAAGCTGTCAGTATGGTGATGTCCAAAGAACTGACCAGCTATTACACTGTGATACTTTTGAACAATTTTGATGTATCTTTCATTGAAGTCCTCTTGAAACCAGGATACTCCTCTCCTCTTTTCAAAAAAGCCTGGTGGTATATGACCAATAATATAAACCTATATGTAGAGAACATGTGGATAATATTCAGCTGGTCTCAATAACATTACCATTTCATATGTAGTTTAACAGGTTATACTCATAATGACAAAGAATGAGTCCATTCAACTCCCACCAATTTCCAAGAGCCCATCTCCTTATTTCCTTGCAACCCTGCAACTTACTCTCTCTCATTCATGCCCATCAACATAATTTTGATTATTTTTAGCAATAACCTACAATACAGTTTGTACAGGAAAgatctacaggtgctggtttaaatcgaaggtagacacaaaatgctggagtaactcagcgggacaggcagcatctctggagagaaggaatgggtgacatttcgggtcaagacccttcttcagactgatctcaggggaggggacgggacaaagatagaatggttGGAGACAGTATGACTagtgggggaactgggaaggggaggggatggagagagaaagcaagggctatctgaagttaatgttcataccgctggggtgtaaactacccaagtgaaatatgaggtgctgttcctctaatttgcactgggcttcactctgacaatggaggaggcccaggacagaataaaGGACTACAATAAGGTTTTATCTGTATTTAGACAACTGACTACCAGCACATCTTGAGATGTGAGATAAAACCAAGCACCTGAAGATCACAATGTGATCTTGAAGAGAATATGCTAATCACACACAGACATCCTGGAATATGAGGAAATTGGCTCAAAATAAACTTGCTCTGCCCCTGAGGATCCTATTAAACCATCCTTGCTGAGCTTTACCCAGGCAAAATTCTGCTGACACTCAAAACCTCAAACACAAAATAGAAAATGCTCGGAATACCGTTTTCTCCTGTGAAACACATTGATGAGTCGGACGTTCTTAGTTGTGGCAATGCTGGAACTGTCATAGTCAGCCTAGGAAGATTTCAGGATCCCACTATTCCTTTCCCTGACCGGTATCTAATGCCCTCATCACACTAAAAAAGTGTGTCGTGCATTCAAACATTTGTGCATGGACGTTTTCCCCCATTACCCAAGTAACACGCAGTGTAgtgaaacccatgcagatcatccACATTGGTACTGCAGCTATCTTGCAGTGAGTGACTCGGCTTCTGACACCCCAAAGTATGTCCACCCCCCACAAGCAGAACTTAAGTGCCTGATGGAATACTCCGAatttgcctggatgagtgcagctctAACAGCACGAAAGAAATATGACACCATTGAACACTTAATTGGCACATCATCCACCATCTTAAACATTTATTCCCTCCAGCACCCATTACAatgtgtaccatctacaaaatgcactgtaATCATTTGCCTAAGCTATCAACAGAATCACACAGACCTGCCACTCCATCACTAAGAAGGACAAGGGCAACATGCACATGGGAACACCATCATCTATGGATTGCCTTCCAAGTCATACACCAATCTGACTTGAAAATatactgcttaagaaagaactgcagatgctggaaaaatcgaactcctgccacaccccccctcccataaGATTCCTTTAGAGATCTCTCGCATTATGGCAAAATTACTAACCATTACCTTATAActaattttgatttgatttaaaaaaaataaaggaaaGAGAGCTAAAGAGACAACTCATTCATTTAAACACAGATAATTCACTTTGGTATTTGAACTCAGAAACAAAACATTAGCTATGACTTACTTTTTCTTTTGATGCTATTGCCTTTGAAAGTATTTCATCAAGCCATTGGAGCTGACCAGCGGGATCATGGAGTCCAGGATGAAGCTTATTGCTGGTGTAGTACAGATTTGTGTTTAAGACAATAACACGCTGGTCTGTTCGATTCAGCAGCTTCTCAGTGTAGAAAGCTCCTAAAGCCAAtcaaaagattcagattcagattcaactttaattgtcattgtcagtgtacagtacagagacaacaaaatgcagttagcatctccctggaagagcgacatagaatatgatttcaataaataaatctatttacatgcatacagtcatagtgtttttcctgtgggaggagtgtccgggggggggggggggtgattggcagtcaccgaggtacattgttgagtagtgtgacagccgcagggaagaagctgttcctggacctgctggtccggcaacagagagacatgtagcgcctcctggatggtaggtgggtaaacagtccatggttggggtgagagcagtccttggcgatgctgagcgcccttcgcagacaacgcttgctttggacagactcaatggaggggagcgaggaaccggtgatgcgttgggcaattttcaccaccctctgcagtgctttccggtcggagacagagcagttgccataccatactgtgatacagttggtaaggatgctctcgatggtgcagcggtagaagttcaccaggatctgaggagacagatggaccttcttcagtctcttcaggaagaagagacgctggtgagccttcttgaccagagttgaggtattgtgggtccaagagaggtcatcggagatgttgacccccaggaacctgaagctggaaacacgttccacctccgtcccgttgatgtggatgggggtgtgcatgccgcccctagacttcctgaagtctacaatgatctccttggtcttcttggagttaagggccaggttgttgtcagcgcaccatgctgctaggagctggacctcctccctataggccgactcatcgttgttgctgatgaggccaatcaccgttgtatcatctgcatacttaatgatggtgttagtaccatggacaggtgtgcagtcgtaggtgaagagggagtagaggagggggctcagcacacagccctgtggaacgccggtgttcagggtgagggttgaagaggtgtgcttgtctaacctaacagactggggtctgttggttagaaagtcctgtatccagttgcagaggatggggtcgatgcccaggttaccgagtttggtgatcagtttagagggtataatggtgttgaacgctgagctttaatcgatgaacagcattcttacgtaagtgtctttgttgtcgaggtgggagagggcggagtgaagtgccgttgagatggcatcctccgtactcctattcttgcggtaggcaaactgatagggatccagtgtggggggtaggcagcctttgaggtgtgccaggaccagcccctcgaagcacttggtgatgatgggggtaagtgcaactgggcggaagtcgttgaggcttgccgcagtggagtgttttggcactggcacgatggaggtggttttaaggcatgtggggacaactgcttgggcaagtgacaggttgaagatgtcagtccagacgtctgtcagctgcgcagcacaggccctgaggacgcgcccggggatgccgtcaaggccagcagccttacgtgcattagtcctactcagtgccacgtacacgtcgtagggggtgagtgtgaggggttgatgatcagcagggagcacagccttgatggctgtctctagattgtccctgtcgaagcggccatagaagtggttaagctcctcaaggaaggattcgtcgctggatgtgggggtggtgttggtgggtctatagtctgtgatggcctggatgccttgccacatgcgttggGGGTCGGTTCAGTTAAGAGGGCCATTTAGAAATGTGGTTCTCGTCCTTTGTTAGTTTCTTTCTAATTTTGTATTGCATCCAGTTTCTTGTGTTTTTACCAGTGGGCTCTTACCGTTCTAATGGACTCTTTGTGGCCAAAGAAAAGGCAGCCCTGTGATCATGCAGTATGGACCAGGATAGTGAACACCACAGAGCCCAGTCTATTACACaagccagttcagtttagtttatggtccgaggtacagtgaaaagctcttgttgcgtactatccagtcagcagaaagacaatacatgattacattcgagcccttTACAGTGtaagggaacaatgtttagtgcaaggtcacaACCTCCCATCCACcaaccaacctcccatccattgactccatcgacaTTTCACACTGCCTTAGCAAAACCACCAGCATAataaaggatgagtctcacccctctcttccctcttccatcaggcaatagacaatagacaataagagcaggagtaggccattcggcccttcgagccagcaccgccattcaatgtgatcatggctgatcatccccaatcagtaccccaatagacaatagacaataggcaagaggtaaagaagtgtgaaaaagcatacctccagatttagggacagtttattcccagccattatcaggcaactgaactatcgccaactagagagtggtcctgacctaccatccatACCTTTATTAAACCTGAGGATAGACTGAGGGTTCATCCAAGGTGTCCAGAGTTCTGCTGTTTTGTTGTAAATCCTATGATAGGTAGCAGGAAATTGATTCTTTGGATGAAAGTCATGATTTCCCATTGCAGAGTAGACTTTAGTACCTGTGAACAGATGCTCAGTTTACAATCACAAATATCTTTaattaaaattgaaaaaaatagcttataaacagtagataagttctatctgatctatctttccctctcaaccccattcttctgccatctCTCCGTAACCCCTGACAGCTGTACAAATCATgaacttatcaatctccaccttaaaaatatccattggcttgacttccactgccttctgaggcaatgaattccacagattcaccaccctctggctaaagaaattcctcctcatttcctttctaaaggtatgtctttttattctgaaactacgggctctggtcctagactctccctctagtgcaaacatcctcccatatccagtctatccaggcccttcactAAGGTATTAGTAACGTCTTTAGAAGGTAGGTTCAGAGAGTAAACTGTGGATTTCAACTTGTTGTGACAATAATTGCTCTGCAAATACAGTACTATGTTATGTAAGTGTGATATGGTAGCATCGTGATTAAATGACTGACCTAGCAGTTGCCGTTCTGAATCAATGTCTGACATATATATGTAACTCCAGACCTGACAATGTGATTAACGCCgaaggatggacaataaatgccagcattgccaGCAACATCCAAAGGTGAGTTGAGTACCTTGGACAATGAAGATGACAATTGTTCTGCCAGATGGTTCCATTTGTTACACACCGGCTATGCACACATACTAATACAGTTCAGACCGTTATATTTAATGTTCATTTAACTTTTTATGTTTTGACGCATACCTGGAAACACCTCTTGTATCAGATGGGTTACATTTCCAATTATTTTCAGGACTGTATCCTCACCAAGGTTCTTGTCAGCAACATGAGGGGTGTCATCACTGAATGTTCCATAAAGGAGAACATGATTAATTACCAGAAGCAGCAGATCCATTCCCCTTTACTTGTGCTCCCCACAACTTTAAGGTTATGACTACACTAGCCTAATTTCTCGTAAGGCAGTGTTGCAGGAGCAGATTTTGGTCCCTTTAATGATTGTGAACTAGGCTTGAAAGAAAAAGTAGTAGAAATGTACTGCAATAGCATACACACTGTATCAAACTCCAATAACAAAAATGAATCATTCCATTCCATAAttccattttaaatacctcttggATAGAACTAAAAACCGAAAATTCATGTTAAATGTATATCAACTTTATTCAAAATAGATTTGTAATTTGGAGTACTGTGCATTTTTCATGTCTCCATaagcaaaaaaagacaaaatacaGAGGAGGAACCCTGATGaaggtatttaaaattatgaaggtCTTAATAAGACGGGAAAATGTTTTCACTTGAATGGAAGCTAAAACTAGGTGCCATAAAATGTGACTGATAAATTCATTATGGCATTCAGGAGAAATGTATTCATGTTCAATGATATACAAACACAAAGTccagcaggtgctggaaatctgtaaTAAGATAATGATTAAAGTTTAGCATCATGAACTGTTAACCTTGTTTCTTAGTCCATatgtgctgcctggtctgctgagtattTACAGCCTTTTGGGTTCTTATTTCCTTTTCCACATGCAAAGTATGTTTGCTGCCCACTATTACACATTGACACCATCTGTTTAATCAGCATAACCTTTGGTAATCATGAGGGCAATCTTAGTTATATTGATTTCACAATCTAGCTATTAAATTTTGATTTCTACTATAGTTAAATACTTACCCTGTCCAAAGAATGAAGTCTGGTTGAGGGTGAATGTCTCTCATGGTATAAATGGATAGGTTAATAAGTTCCCAGTTAGAATCACAAAGGTAGCTGCCCCATTTCCCTGGGTTTGGTACAGGTTTCGAGGATGAAGGGCATACAGCATTTGGGTCATCTGTCATTTTGTAATCAGGATCCCAATGAAGATCTGTGATATGCCAAAAGTAACCTGACAGAAAAATATATATGCAGTCTGAATGAATATATGTAGTCTGAATGAATCAGATTGCGATATACAATAATGTTCTTAGACTAATAATCCAAAGATAGGAGCTCAATGCACACAACTGCAATAAAGgaatttaaaattaattaattaaataaatcaggAATACAAATAAAATAACAATGTTGACCATGATATTTTTTAGTTCTCGAATGTCATATAGATTAAACAAATTTGATGCAAATGTGATATTTTTTGTGACATCAGAGTCTTTAACTATCCTTTGAAATAGCTGGCCAAGCCACTTGGTTCAAAGGCAATAATCGGTGCTCAATGAAGCTAGTCTCACCAGTAATGCCAACATCACCTGAAAGAATAAGTAAGAATCATATCAGAAAATCCAAATACTATCATTGGGCAGTTTAAAGTATTTGTTTGGATATTATTAGTTTTACCACCTATAAACAAGAAAACCCCAGCTTGGAATCCAGACTTGGAGGAATTCTTAAGTGGCAAATATTTTTTACTGcactatttttaaaaattgagGAGTAAACAGGAAAATAGTAGTAGTGTAAAGGTTGGATCTACTGTAAAGATTGCGTTAACTCAGACACTAAGAAAAGATTGATGGGATTAGACAAAATCAAACTGGATTTATAAAAGCAAAATTGGATTTCATAACCTACTGaggctttttttaaaaatatgtcaCTGGTAGATTAAATAATGGAGAACTAGTGGACATGATGTATTTGGATTTTTCAGAAGGCCTGTGATAAAGTCTCATTTAGATACAAAATCAAAGCATGTGGGTTTGCGGGTAACATCATTGACATGAATAAGAAAGGGTAGGTAAAGATGACTGTAAAAAACGTATACATGCTTTCATATCAAGCAGACTTGATTACTGTAATGGCTTATTTACTGGTCTGCCATCACCAAGTTACAGCTCATTCAAAATGCCACAGCCCGGCTTTTAACAAATACCAAGAAAAGGGAATATATTACCCCAGTATTATATTCCCTTCATTGACTCCCTGGGAGATCCAGGATAGACTATAAGGTCCTCTTTCTTGTCTATAAAGCCCTAAATGGCTAAGGAGCAGCATATTTTACAGAGTCCCTCCTTCCCTATGCCCCTACTCGAGCACTCAGGTCTGCTGATGCTGGCCTGTTAGCCACTCAATGCTGCAGCACTAAAAATATTGGTGAAGCAGCCTTTTTCAACGACGCCCCCAAGCTGTGGAATACCCGAGGCAGTGCTACGAGGGACGCCAACTCAGTGACATTTTTAAACGGCAACTTATCTTTTTAATCAAGCTTTTAATTGACTTTACTTCCATTGTCCTTTTACACTCTCaagtttatattttatatttttgtaTAAATCTGTTTATGCCTATATtcttactgttttaaattgtattgtTGTTTAGACCTGTGTCTATgtggaaagcactttgggttgcattcaattgtatcAAAGTGCTAGACAaataagttattattattattattattattattattattattattattaagagatTTCAACAATAATTGTATTAAACATCAGATACCCTTACCTTGCTGACTGAAAATTATTCCACAGTTCATAATGAAAAGAATATTGGTCAGGAATCCCATTGTTGTGTGGCAGCTTTTTCAATAGTACTGATCTTTTGATCGCATTATGAACAACGTTCTAGAGTTTTAAGTTTTATTGTGACTCCTGGGCAATATCTTCTTTGAAAGGTCAAGAAAGTCTTATTGCACTTCAAGATAAAGCTCATTTTACTGTGCTGATTCTTGCTCTCAGCAGAAACTAATCTAGTTTTCCTCCACCCTGATTAT
Proteins encoded:
- the smpdl3b gene encoding acid sphingomyelinase-like phosphodiesterase 3b codes for the protein MTDDPNAVCPSSSKPVPNPGKWGSYLCDSNWELINLSIYTMRDIHPQPDFILWTGDDTPHVADKNLGEDTVLKIIGNVTHLIQEVFPGTKVYSAMGNHDFHPKNQFPATYHRIYNKTAELWTPWMNPQSILRFNKGAFYTEKLLNRTDQRVIVLNTNLYYTSNKLHPGLHDPAGQLQWLDEILSKAIASKEKVYIIGHIPPGFFEKRRGVSWFQEDFNERYIKIVQKYHSVIAGQFFGHHHTDSFRMFYSNSGSPLGVMFIAPGISPWKTTLPGVKNGANNPGMRLFQYDTKTLEIKNMMTYYFNLSYANTVTPLWKQEYNLTGAFGVPDGTFQSMQMALDKLCDDDEYLQKYYKYNSVSYDLSKCDENCKNDQICAIKAVDFVQYKECVRGESPNCAATLPIIPLLLLSVLPLQF